Proteins from a single region of Pseudarthrobacter sp. NIBRBAC000502772:
- a CDS encoding GntR family transcriptional regulator, with protein sequence MTINEVVTVADAVRVRLERSLLAGDYSAGARVKDSHVAQKLGVARPTARVAVQSLIADGFLERETGQSARVRRFSVQDVADIFRVRRLIEFEAVRSVCQGADTKPIRESLARFSEVRDDQDWETAAQADMGFHAAVVAAADSPRLSRLFQTISTEIRLLMALLRPRYPQVSTLHDEHTVLLNALIAGIPEEALQLWAAHLNDAEAFLSTRISEEPSRDH encoded by the coding sequence GTGACGATCAATGAAGTGGTGACAGTTGCCGACGCCGTCCGTGTCCGGCTTGAACGCAGCCTCCTGGCCGGAGACTACTCAGCGGGAGCACGAGTTAAGGACAGCCACGTTGCCCAGAAGTTGGGCGTTGCGAGGCCCACTGCCCGCGTTGCGGTACAGAGCCTCATCGCTGATGGCTTCCTGGAACGCGAAACCGGGCAAAGTGCAAGGGTCCGTCGTTTCTCCGTCCAGGACGTCGCCGACATATTTCGCGTGCGCCGACTCATCGAATTTGAGGCGGTCCGGTCGGTCTGCCAAGGCGCCGATACGAAGCCGATCCGGGAATCCTTGGCGAGGTTTTCCGAAGTCAGGGATGACCAGGATTGGGAAACAGCGGCACAAGCTGACATGGGCTTTCATGCGGCAGTCGTGGCAGCTGCGGACTCGCCAAGGCTGAGCAGGCTCTTTCAAACGATTTCCACAGAGATCCGCCTCCTGATGGCACTTCTTCGCCCCCGGTACCCCCAAGTGTCCACGCTGCACGATGAACATACCGTTCTTCTGAATGCCCTGATCGCCGGCATCCCGGAAGAAGCATTGCAGCTTTGGGCGGCCCATTTGAACGACGCCGAAGCGTTCCTGAGCACCAGAATCTCGGAAGAACCCTCCCGAGATCACTAG